Part of the Xenopus laevis strain J_2021 chromosome 2S, Xenopus_laevis_v10.1, whole genome shotgun sequence genome is shown below.
CTACATTAACCTATCTATTCCTATCCTAACCTTACCTATCTATACTTAACTTACTTACCTCACTTCCTATCTATATCCATCAAACCCCATCTTTACCTCTCAACCTACCTACCAGTCTATTCCTATCtgcattagatagatagatacacaacCCATAGACCTACTGATCTAAACCTATCTATACCCATCTACCAACCTATCTAAACGTATCTATACCCATCTACATACCTAACTAAACCTAGGTATagataggttaagataggtaGGTAGTGAGGTTTAGAAAGGTATAGATAGGCTTAGCATGGTATCGAGGTTAAGATATGAATAGATcgctttagatatatatatatatatacacactgtaggttaagataggtatctATACCTATCTACCTACATATCTACCTTCTTATCAAAACCTGTTTATACCTATCAACACCTATCTTAAACTCTACTTGCCTATCAAAACCTATCTATACCTTTCTTAACCTACCTAGCTATACCTCTTAACCTATCTACCTACCTATACCTTTCTTAACATACATATCTATACTTATCTTAACCTATCTACTTACCTTATCTATTCCTATATAAACCTATCTATTCCCATCTTAACCTACCTTTTCTTATCCTAAACTTACCTATCGGAAGCTATCTATACCCACCTATCTAAACATCACTACTACTAATATAGATAGGTTAAGAaaggtaggtagatagatatagataggtagataggttTAACTGGGTATAGATAGCTTTGGATAGGTAGGTAGATAAGTTAAGTAGAGAAAAGTAGGTAGATTAGTTAATATAGGTAAAGATATGTAGGTTAAGCTAGGTACAGGTAGGTAGAGAGGTTAAGCTacacaaaaaattaggtgttcataccacactttggcaaaaatatgtaagctcacatgacAAGTCCCCTCATTGTATGTGTGGAAAtaatttacaggtgtatgttaattggctggtgcttaaaagctccctgctttctcactagatcCTCTGAGTTAAGGGAAAGTGCACTGTTGTTCTTACTACTCTGGgtattgctttttttcttccttacCCAACACTGCTCTATTTTCTATAATTCCCTCTAATTTAGTATGCTATATTATTGGTATCATACCTTctaagaaatatattaaaaacaaacatacaacACTCAGATTTTATTTAGAGCTATCTGCAGTTATCTGAACAGTATCTCACACAAGATCAACCTTGTGGTGTTAACAATAGTGCTCAAAAACATAGAAGGCTTACAAAGTAGTGTTAAAGTGACTACATTTAATCATCATCTTTCAGATTCTTGATCTTGTTCTTGCGCCGTTCAATCTCCTTCTGCAAACGCTCAATCTCTGATTTGTGATGATGGATCTCTTCCTCGTGATGCTTTTTCAGTGAAGCAATTTGTTCCTTCTCTTTTTGCCTGTAAAAATGATAAAAGTATTGAATGTAAAAGAGTAAAACAACTTATTTTTTAAGTCTATTTTATCTGCCAAAACTATAAAAGATCTAATTACAAGGGATTCTTCTATTTAAACTACCCACCAAAATGCTGTTTCTACACAGATGATCTTTATTTGCTTAAGAACGCAATCCAATCCATTCCTTTCTATCCCAAGTAAACTTCTGTTGCTTTGTTTTTTGGTTGTGACCATGTCAGTCCACAATTGTGCTTAGACATGGTGGGGGTGGGTGAAAGAGGGTGTTGGCAGAAGTTTGCCTTTTGTAGATACTAGATTTATCATTTAATATAGTTACCTGAAATATCTCTCCTCCTCAGCAGCCTGACGTTTGCCAAAGGCTCCACCGGCCTCCCTCACCGATCCACCTCCACCACCGCCCTTTCCAGCACCTTTTCCCAATTCTCCCAACTGCCAATATTAAAAGAGAGTTtaattagaatataaaaaaatgtcaagAGTTTTATCACAAAGCTTATAGCAGATAACCTAAAATATTCAAAACGATCATGAGAAAACTACCAATGCACACTATAGATCGTCTTTAAATGGCAACATCTGAAGTATAACCCCAATAACATAGATCTCTGTTTTAAGCAAGGAAAGGTAGATATTTGTTCTTTGATTTTCTATTTCCTACTACCAGATTGCTCTCTTTTCCCATTACCAGGCAGGGGTTGGGTTTTGGACTACAGTTATTTCTGTGTGCCAGAAATAGCAATCTGATAGAGCTAAAGCCATAAAAGGGAACTTATGCAGCATCAATCAGCTTTACACTAGAGACACAGGGCATTTTGATTACCATGGCCTCTGGAGTAGAACAGCAAGTGTAGTGCCTTGGTCCAACTTTTaccaattcttaaaggagaactaaacccctttggcactaaaatccctccccctcccctgtgtagccccccctccctgctcccctctgGCCAAcctcccccctgggcaaatgcccctaagttgctacttacccctcggcgcaggtcctgtccacggagtacacAGGCCATCTTCTCCCAtacggtcttcttcctggattgcccaGCATttggcggtgcatgcgcagtaggatgcaTTTggcggttcagctctactgcgccaaaagtcacgaagttttccgatttcttttttcggaaacttcggtgactttcggcacatgcgcagtagagctgaaccagcaaatgcctcctactgcgcatgccccaccaaacgccgggcaatccaggaagaagaccgcacaggATAATAATCCATTGTCAAGTTAAAGAAAGCTGAAGCAGCGCAAGGCCTATCTGGAATGCTTTTCTCACTCCCTCATACATCTGTTGCTCCTGCCTAATCTACATGGTCATGAAGAAGGAAGAGAAGGAATGAAGTCCTGCTGAACATGTCCTTTCTATTCTGCTTCATTTGCAAACCTTTAATATGACTGGCTGGCATGATTCAGCCAACTGGATCAATGACATATAAATGAAGCTGCAAAGGCATGCATAGCAGAGCTTCAAACATTAACTTCCGACAGGGAAGGAAGGAGTTGCTGGTTGGGGCCAGTAGGttcttaaaaaatgaaattgtggTGGACAAGAAATATGGGATTCTGGCCATATTCACATGATAGATGGTACCGGtattgcagaaaactgcaccggcccacgGAACTTCTGTTGAAACACTATATTGctgatttttcataatttttccaGAACAAAGCAtattcaaaaacaaataaatctttttgcttaaagtttggcttttcactgcacatgtgcacttgCTTAGAAGAAGTGAACAAGATTGCAATATGGTGTTCACTCACCAGGGCTGGTACAATTTtttaagtgtaaaatacttcTGGATCCTCATTTGGAAATATatgcttttaatatgttttaagattgcatactaaacataaaatTACAACAAACTTACAAGAATGAATAACTAAAGTATTTGAGTACAATACCACTTAAAGCTACTAATGCAGCCATTTCTGTATACACACAATTCAGCAAGCAGCTTCTACTCATATGTAtcaaatacatatacagatacAAAGGTTATGTGGCTGCAATATTGCACAGATAACTTATTGTCAATGCTTTGTATTGCCTAAAACAATAGGTTAAGCCATCTGTTGTCACTATTTTCACTGGAGCCATAGACAATAGATCATCCTGCCCTTCCAGGTATTGTCAAATACATTCAACTCATTTTCTAGAAATGGCTACAACCTTTTGGGGCACTCAAAAAATATCTCAACTGTCTCCATTGCTTGTGTTTACACAGTCTGACTGCCATTTAGGTCTTCCCTTGCCATGGTGGGTGCTAGGGAAAGGCACAGGAAAAAGACAATGCTTcacaataacaaaacaaataaatattaagtgTAGCTTTTTTGGGGACTTTCCTAAGCAGACAAATCACAAACGGAGATCATTATAATGCTACCTATGTTGAAAACAAACCAATGTTTATAGAGCACTAGCACAGCCTGATGATGGAATCTCCAGGAATTGTTGAATAGATATTTTAAGTGTTATAACAAAAGCGCACACACAAAACACAGACCATAACCACCAAAGTTAATTTCCCTTGTTCAACCTCATGCTCAAACACTTGGGTGTCTGATGCATGAGGCCTGCACTATAGACCAATGAAGCCACATGACATTGTGTGGGTAGCACAAGGGTTCTCCTTAATACCAATAGAGCCCTGTCCAATATAGAGCAGTGAGTGCCCCTCAATACTTTGAAAAGAAGTGTAAAACGTCTATAAAATACAGTGCTCCACTGACCTGTCTGATTGAAGGTCAAAGACAGTTTTATTACCTTGTAATGCACACTAAGAGGCCAATATTCCCAAAAATAACCAGTTTGCCTTTTTTAAAGGACACAAAAGCATAAAAATCTCAGTGGCTCCTTaaagaccaggggtgcccaaaaggtagatcgggatttaccagtagacctttagctgcggatcagtagatctcaagacactgtcaac
Proteins encoded:
- the atp5if1.S gene encoding ATPase inhibitor, mitochondrial is translated as MAGSSSLLRVGIRNVLLMQMRRSSDQLGELGKGAGKGGGGGGSVREAGGAFGKRQAAEEERYFRQKEKEQIASLKKHHEEEIHHHKSEIERLQKEIERRKNKIKNLKDDD